In the genome of Coregonus clupeaformis isolate EN_2021a chromosome 1, ASM2061545v1, whole genome shotgun sequence, one region contains:
- the LOC121553852 gene encoding ubinuclein-2-like isoform X4 — protein MAEPRKVQFVTLSAFAAGSATETRKRRLEDDEADIDLDADGEVDKTASRADGGGGFFGKTSDKYNAEGKRITVRLNLSLSEPSDQSSNEFNYSELVQNIQVKKNPPPAPTQTPTLFIVPPALDPSDPFNDDERERLQVEALAKKFENKYGNENAAGKKKRKDRMQDLIDIGFGYDETDPFIDNSEAYDELVPASLTTKLGGFYINTGTLQFRAASESEGEDGGKDVKPRQKLKDGEEQVIKRRRKEGNNLEEKKPRKNRVPKPGVSSLMNIHRPEKKKRKKLMKDSLCLAAMLRRFTREKQEMRKMNPNAPHPGMGSSLANAPRANQLLANSHQHANTANNDVSLAELTADPAMMSLLGSANEKELQDLLGDLDFSLLDCSANPHVATPGRENGLTGIGVSGPKTIGGGLGRGLGVSGGLLHPPPLPDGLPPPLIKRIEDLRAASRQFDQEGRKKFFTLDMNNILLDIELQVQEQPMGLRGEVYSHLEAFVPCNKEALLKRLKKLSINIQDDRLRTPLLKLKLAVCSVMPEQIQRYNMDCMVKAANRQQPGEVEKNGSEEEDEGKPGKRMIGPRKKFVWDDKLRSLLCNLVRVKLSCYELESSQCSLSVEDYLKAFMENEVKPLWPKGWMQARMLFKESRAVHSHLTGNMVKKRMVPTPRAKAKEGQWIQQRPNLPTATTPSLPHVPSTPSVIQARRTSSSPSEPICLSDSLDEDLRAPSLDSVSHALTFLSQAAKGLGPHGSVTDLTLTSPLSPPPLQIPNSSPPSITPHYSPSSSLLTSHSLSKVNANSSTMVTMSSMANIMTTLSTSPSTSTASSARMQLAGATLVSRGADGVYGVMKGAGSMGQTQRHNVSMATATHRQGGMTGGSKLHPPSSPSLPTKQRPPPTSSPLLPPHQKVALGMGVAIPGLGKSCVKTNSSSNGGAMMSNMPSSSPQSRATNSHSHPQQLISKSPQQLNSKSPQQLNSKSPQQPSYLTSTVGSSPSQSPSHHQGKSKPHHQSNFITPMQATLTKSSHSNNSSPIIKLTPRPPAPHPSPPAPTPPPTSSPSPSSSSSNLLSHSQMISSPLQYQSPKTAGFRPTYSVQGGGQVKSGQGSYSFAGSQKAPSVISSSSVSSVSSNSSPMRMSPVTSRPDNSPSPSGMVSTSHGQRQRAVGGAKAVGSRAPTATMATPSITSHLTQVSAGSPLLGGPLGFGMLGGLVPVSLPFQFPSLLNFTPPGAPGGSGLGTGANSGYSLSQSDLMDANQSQGGDMKRKSH, from the exons ATGGCCGAACCGAGAAAAGTACAATTTGTCACCCTCTCGGCCTTCGCTGCGGGATCAGCCACCGAGACTAGGAAACGACGGTTGGAGGATGACGAGGCCGACATCGACTTAGATGCGGATGGTGAGGTCGACAAGACAGCGTCCCGGGCAGATGGTGGCGGTGGGTTTTTCGGCAAAACTAGCGACAAGTACAACGCTGAAGGAAAACGGATTACCGTGCGATTGAACCTATCTCTGTCCGAGCCCAGCGATCAATCGTCTAACGAGTTTAACTACAGCGAACTCGTCCAAAACATCCAG GTAAAAAAGAACCCTCCTCCAGCCCCAACTCAGACTCCAACTCTTTTTATCGTGCCTCCTGCCCTTGACCCTAGCGACCCTTTCAACGATGACGAGCGAGAACGACTGCAGGTGGAGGCCCTGGCCAAGAAGTTTGAGAACAAATAT GGCAATGAGAATGCAGCAGGAAAGAAGAAGCGGAAGGACAGAATGCAGGATCTGATTGACATAGGCTTCGGTTACGATGAGACCGACCCATTTATTGACAACTCAGAGGCT TATGACGAGCTGGTCCCAGCCTCCCTGACCACCAAGCTGGGAGGGTTCTACATCAACACGGGCACGCTGCAGTTCAGAGCTGCTTCCGAGTCAGAAGGAGAGGACGGGGGCAAGGATGTCAAACCCAGA CAGAAACTGAAGGATGGCGAGGAGCAAGTGATCAAGAGACGGCGGAAAGAAGGGAACAATTTGGAGGAGAAGAAACCCCGGAAGAACAGAGTGCCCAAACCAGG AGTGTCGTCTCTGATGAACATCCACCggccagagaagaagaagaggaagaagctgATGAAGGACTCCCTGTGCTTGGCAGCCATGTTGCGCCGCTTCACCCGGGAGAAGCAGGAGATGAGGAAGATGAACCCCAATGCGCCCCACCCCGGCATGGGTAGCTCCCTGGCCAACGCACCCCGAGCCAACCAACTGCTGGCTAACTCCCACCAGCACGCTAACACGGCTAACAACGACGTCTCATTGGCCGAGCTCACCGCCGACCCCGCCATGATGTCACTGCTGGGCTCGGCAAATGAGAAGGAGCTCCAGGATCTTCTGGGTGACCTAGACTTCAGCCTTCTGGACTGCTCGGCTAATCCGCATGTGGCCACCCCCGGGAGAGAGAATGGCTTGACGGGAATTGGAGTTTCAGGGCCGAAGACGATTGGTGGCGGGTTAGGGAGGGGACTGGGGGTTTCAGGGGGTCTCCTGCATCCACCTCCGCTCCCTGACGGCCTGCCTCCCCCCCTCATCAAGCGCATCGAGGACCTACGTGCG GCCTCTCGTCAGTTTGATCAAGAGGGAAGGAAGAAATTCTTCACCCTCGATATGAATAACATCCTACTGGA taTTGAGCTGCAGGTGCAGGAGCAGCCGATGGGGCTACGTGGGGAGGTGTATTCTCACCTGGAGGCCTTTGTGCCCTGCAATAAGGAGGCTCTGCTCAAACGCCTGAAGAAACTTAGCATCAACATCCAGGATGACCGTCTGCGTACGCCCCTGTTGAAGCTGAAGCTGGCTGTGTGCAGTGTGATGCCCGAGCAGATCCAACGATACAACATGGACTGCATGGTCAAGGCTGCCAA CAGGCAGCAGCCTGGAGAGGTAGAGAAGAACGGAtcagaggaggaggacgaggggaAGCCAGGGAAGAGGATGATAGGCCCACGGAAGAAGTTTGTCTGGGACGACAAGCTCAG gtcgcTGCTGTGTAACCTGGTGCGTGTGAAGTTGAGCTGCTATGAACTGGAGTCATCTCAGTGCTCTCTCTCCGTGGAGGATTACCTCAAGGCCTTCATGGAGAACGAGGTCAAACCACTTTGGCCCAAGGGCTGGATGCAGGCCAGGATGCTGTTCAAGGAGAGTCGTGCTGTACACAGTCACCTCACTGGCAACAT GGTCAAGAAAAGGATGGTCCCCACCCCCAGGGCTAAAGCCAAG GAGGGCCAATGGATCCAGCAGAGGCCCAATCTCCCCACCGCCACCACCCCTTCTCTCCCCCAcgtcccctccaccccctccgtCATCCAGGCCCGCCGGACCTCCTCGTCCCCCTCGGAGCCCATCTGCCTGTCCGACTCGCTGGACGAGGACCTCCGTGCCCCCTCCCTGGATTCAGTCTCCCACGCCCTCACCTTCCTTAGCCAAGCCGCCAAGGGCCTGGGTCCCCACGGCAGCGTCACTGACCTCAccctcacctcccccctctcccccccgcCTCTCCAGATCCCCAactcctcccccccctccatcACCCCTCACTACTCCCCCTCGTCTTCCCTTCTCACGTCACATTCTCTTTCCAAGGTAAACGCCAACTCGTCAACGATGGTGACGATGTCATCGATGGCCAACATTATGACCACTCtatctacctctccctccacttCCACGGCGTCGTCGGCTCGCATGCAGCTCGCAGGGGCCACGTTGGTGTCTCGTGGCGCCGACGGAGTGTACGGGGTGATGAAAGGGGCGGGCTCTATGGGACAGACTCAGAGACACAATGTCAGCATGGCAACCGCCACTCACAGGCAAGGGGGCATGACCGGAGGGAGTAAACTCCACCCACCGTCGTCCCCCTCCCTGCCCACCAAGCAGCGGCCCCCTCCCACGTCCTCTCCGCTCCTGCCCCCACATCAGAAGGTCGCCCTGGGCATGGGCGTGGCAATACCAGGACTGGGGAAGAGCTGTGTCAAAACCAACAGCAGCAGTAACGGCGGTGCCATGATGAGTAACatgccctcctcctcccctcagtCCCGTGCCACCAACTCCCACTCACACCCCCAGCAGCTCATCTCCAAGAGCCCCCAGCAGCTCAACTCCAAGAGCCCCCAGCAGCTCAACTCCAAGAGCCCCCAGCAACCCTCCTACCTCACCTCCACGGTGGGCTCCTCACCCTCCCAGTCCCCCTCCCATCACCAGGGTAAATCCAAGCCCCACCACCAGTCCAACTTCATCACCCCCATGCAGGCCACCCTCACCAAGTCCTCCCACAGTAACAACTCCTCCCCCATCATCAAGCTCACCCCTCGCCCCCCCGCCCCCCACCCCTCGCCCCCcgcccccacccctcctcccacctcctccccctccccttcctcctcctcttccaacctcctctctcactctcaaaTGATCTCCAGCCCTCTCCAGTACCAGTCCCCCAAGACTGCCGGCTTCCGCCCCACATATAGTGTCCAAGGTGGGGGTCAGGTGAAGTCGGGCCAGGGCAGTTATAGCTTTGCGGGGAGCCAGAAGGCTCCGTCTGTCATTAGCAGTAGTAGCGTTAGCAGCGTAAGCTCCAACAGCAGCCCCATGCGCATGTCGCCCGTCACCAGTCGCCCAGACAACAGCCCCTCCCCCTCCGGCATGGTCTCGACCAGTcacggacagagacagagggccGTGGGCGGAGCCAAGGCTGTAGGCAGTCGGGCGCCAACGGCAACCATGGCCACACCCTCCATCACCTCACACCTGACGCAG gtGTCAGCTGGAAGTCCCCTCCTGGGCGGGCCACTTGGCTTTGGGATGCTGGGGGGGCTGGTGCCCGTCTCGCTGCCCTTCCAGTTCCCCTCGCTGCTCAACTTCACTCCTCCTGGAGCCCCGGGGGGCAGCGGCCTGGGCACGGGCGCCAACTCAGGATATAGCCTCTCACAGAGTGACTTAATGG ATGCGAACCAAAGCCAGGGTGGCGACATGAAGAGGAAGTCCCACTGA
- the LOC121553852 gene encoding ubinuclein-2-like isoform X1, giving the protein MAEPRKVQFVTLSAFAAGSATETRKRRLEDDEADIDLDADGEVDKTASRADGGGGFFGKTSDKYNAEGKRITVRLNLSLSEPSDQSSNEFNYSELVQNIQVKKNPPPAPTQTPTLFIVPPALDPSDPFNDDERERLQVEALAKKFENKYGNENAAGKKKRKDRMQDLIDIGFGYDETDPFIDNSEAYDELVPASLTTKLGGFYINTGTLQFRAASESEGEDGGKDVKPRQKLKDGEEQVIKRRRKEGNNLEEKKPRKNRVPKPGVSSLMNIHRPEKKKRKKLMKDSLCLAAMLRRFTREKQEMRKMNPNAPHPGMGSSLANAPRANQLLANSHQHANTANNDVSLAELTADPAMMSLLGSANEKELQDLLGDLDFSLLDCSANPHVATPGRENGLTGIGVSGPKTIGGGLGRGLGVSGGLLHPPPLPDGLPPPLIKRIEDLRAASRQFDQEGRKKFFTLDMNNILLDIELQVQEQPMGLRGEVYSHLEAFVPCNKEALLKRLKKLSINIQDDRLRTPLLKLKLAVCSVMPEQIQRYNMDCMVKAANRQQPGEVEKNGSEEEDEGKPGKRMIGPRKKFVWDDKLRSLLCNLVRVKLSCYELESSQCSLSVEDYLKAFMENEVKPLWPKGWMQARMLFKESRAVHSHLTGNMVKKRMVPTPRAKAKEGQWIQQRPNLPTATTPSLPHVPSTPSVIQARRTSSSPSEPICLSDSLDEDLRAPSLDSVSHALTFLSQAAKGLGPHGSVTDLTLTSPLSPPPLQIPNSSPPSITPHYSPSSSLLTSHSLSKVNANSSTMVTMSSMANIMTTLSTSPSTSTASSARMQLAGATLVSRGADGVYGVMKGAGSMGQTQRHNVSMATATHRQGGMTGGSKLHPPSSPSLPTKQRPPPTSSPLLPPHQKVALGMGVAIPGLGKSCVKTNSSSNGGAMMSNMPSSSPQSRATNSHSHPQQLISKSPQQLNSKSPQQLNSKSPQQPSYLTSTVGSSPSQSPSHHQGKSKPHHQSNFITPMQATLTKSSHSNNSSPIIKLTPRPPAPHPSPPAPTPPPTSSPSPSSSSSNLLSHSQMISSPLQYQSPKTAGFRPTYSVQGGGQVKSGQGSYSFAGSQKAPSVISSSSVSSVSSNSSPMRMSPVTSRPDNSPSPSGMVSTSHGQRQRAVGGAKAVGSRAPTATMATPSITSHLTQVSAGSPLLGGPLGFGMLGGLVPVSLPFQFPSLLNFTPPGAPGGSGLGTGANSGYSLSQSDLMDLYKSLQSGSQAALPPHLQLAFSDANQSQGGDMKRKSH; this is encoded by the exons ATGGCCGAACCGAGAAAAGTACAATTTGTCACCCTCTCGGCCTTCGCTGCGGGATCAGCCACCGAGACTAGGAAACGACGGTTGGAGGATGACGAGGCCGACATCGACTTAGATGCGGATGGTGAGGTCGACAAGACAGCGTCCCGGGCAGATGGTGGCGGTGGGTTTTTCGGCAAAACTAGCGACAAGTACAACGCTGAAGGAAAACGGATTACCGTGCGATTGAACCTATCTCTGTCCGAGCCCAGCGATCAATCGTCTAACGAGTTTAACTACAGCGAACTCGTCCAAAACATCCAG GTAAAAAAGAACCCTCCTCCAGCCCCAACTCAGACTCCAACTCTTTTTATCGTGCCTCCTGCCCTTGACCCTAGCGACCCTTTCAACGATGACGAGCGAGAACGACTGCAGGTGGAGGCCCTGGCCAAGAAGTTTGAGAACAAATAT GGCAATGAGAATGCAGCAGGAAAGAAGAAGCGGAAGGACAGAATGCAGGATCTGATTGACATAGGCTTCGGTTACGATGAGACCGACCCATTTATTGACAACTCAGAGGCT TATGACGAGCTGGTCCCAGCCTCCCTGACCACCAAGCTGGGAGGGTTCTACATCAACACGGGCACGCTGCAGTTCAGAGCTGCTTCCGAGTCAGAAGGAGAGGACGGGGGCAAGGATGTCAAACCCAGA CAGAAACTGAAGGATGGCGAGGAGCAAGTGATCAAGAGACGGCGGAAAGAAGGGAACAATTTGGAGGAGAAGAAACCCCGGAAGAACAGAGTGCCCAAACCAGG AGTGTCGTCTCTGATGAACATCCACCggccagagaagaagaagaggaagaagctgATGAAGGACTCCCTGTGCTTGGCAGCCATGTTGCGCCGCTTCACCCGGGAGAAGCAGGAGATGAGGAAGATGAACCCCAATGCGCCCCACCCCGGCATGGGTAGCTCCCTGGCCAACGCACCCCGAGCCAACCAACTGCTGGCTAACTCCCACCAGCACGCTAACACGGCTAACAACGACGTCTCATTGGCCGAGCTCACCGCCGACCCCGCCATGATGTCACTGCTGGGCTCGGCAAATGAGAAGGAGCTCCAGGATCTTCTGGGTGACCTAGACTTCAGCCTTCTGGACTGCTCGGCTAATCCGCATGTGGCCACCCCCGGGAGAGAGAATGGCTTGACGGGAATTGGAGTTTCAGGGCCGAAGACGATTGGTGGCGGGTTAGGGAGGGGACTGGGGGTTTCAGGGGGTCTCCTGCATCCACCTCCGCTCCCTGACGGCCTGCCTCCCCCCCTCATCAAGCGCATCGAGGACCTACGTGCG GCCTCTCGTCAGTTTGATCAAGAGGGAAGGAAGAAATTCTTCACCCTCGATATGAATAACATCCTACTGGA taTTGAGCTGCAGGTGCAGGAGCAGCCGATGGGGCTACGTGGGGAGGTGTATTCTCACCTGGAGGCCTTTGTGCCCTGCAATAAGGAGGCTCTGCTCAAACGCCTGAAGAAACTTAGCATCAACATCCAGGATGACCGTCTGCGTACGCCCCTGTTGAAGCTGAAGCTGGCTGTGTGCAGTGTGATGCCCGAGCAGATCCAACGATACAACATGGACTGCATGGTCAAGGCTGCCAA CAGGCAGCAGCCTGGAGAGGTAGAGAAGAACGGAtcagaggaggaggacgaggggaAGCCAGGGAAGAGGATGATAGGCCCACGGAAGAAGTTTGTCTGGGACGACAAGCTCAG gtcgcTGCTGTGTAACCTGGTGCGTGTGAAGTTGAGCTGCTATGAACTGGAGTCATCTCAGTGCTCTCTCTCCGTGGAGGATTACCTCAAGGCCTTCATGGAGAACGAGGTCAAACCACTTTGGCCCAAGGGCTGGATGCAGGCCAGGATGCTGTTCAAGGAGAGTCGTGCTGTACACAGTCACCTCACTGGCAACAT GGTCAAGAAAAGGATGGTCCCCACCCCCAGGGCTAAAGCCAAG GAGGGCCAATGGATCCAGCAGAGGCCCAATCTCCCCACCGCCACCACCCCTTCTCTCCCCCAcgtcccctccaccccctccgtCATCCAGGCCCGCCGGACCTCCTCGTCCCCCTCGGAGCCCATCTGCCTGTCCGACTCGCTGGACGAGGACCTCCGTGCCCCCTCCCTGGATTCAGTCTCCCACGCCCTCACCTTCCTTAGCCAAGCCGCCAAGGGCCTGGGTCCCCACGGCAGCGTCACTGACCTCAccctcacctcccccctctcccccccgcCTCTCCAGATCCCCAactcctcccccccctccatcACCCCTCACTACTCCCCCTCGTCTTCCCTTCTCACGTCACATTCTCTTTCCAAGGTAAACGCCAACTCGTCAACGATGGTGACGATGTCATCGATGGCCAACATTATGACCACTCtatctacctctccctccacttCCACGGCGTCGTCGGCTCGCATGCAGCTCGCAGGGGCCACGTTGGTGTCTCGTGGCGCCGACGGAGTGTACGGGGTGATGAAAGGGGCGGGCTCTATGGGACAGACTCAGAGACACAATGTCAGCATGGCAACCGCCACTCACAGGCAAGGGGGCATGACCGGAGGGAGTAAACTCCACCCACCGTCGTCCCCCTCCCTGCCCACCAAGCAGCGGCCCCCTCCCACGTCCTCTCCGCTCCTGCCCCCACATCAGAAGGTCGCCCTGGGCATGGGCGTGGCAATACCAGGACTGGGGAAGAGCTGTGTCAAAACCAACAGCAGCAGTAACGGCGGTGCCATGATGAGTAACatgccctcctcctcccctcagtCCCGTGCCACCAACTCCCACTCACACCCCCAGCAGCTCATCTCCAAGAGCCCCCAGCAGCTCAACTCCAAGAGCCCCCAGCAGCTCAACTCCAAGAGCCCCCAGCAACCCTCCTACCTCACCTCCACGGTGGGCTCCTCACCCTCCCAGTCCCCCTCCCATCACCAGGGTAAATCCAAGCCCCACCACCAGTCCAACTTCATCACCCCCATGCAGGCCACCCTCACCAAGTCCTCCCACAGTAACAACTCCTCCCCCATCATCAAGCTCACCCCTCGCCCCCCCGCCCCCCACCCCTCGCCCCCcgcccccacccctcctcccacctcctccccctccccttcctcctcctcttccaacctcctctctcactctcaaaTGATCTCCAGCCCTCTCCAGTACCAGTCCCCCAAGACTGCCGGCTTCCGCCCCACATATAGTGTCCAAGGTGGGGGTCAGGTGAAGTCGGGCCAGGGCAGTTATAGCTTTGCGGGGAGCCAGAAGGCTCCGTCTGTCATTAGCAGTAGTAGCGTTAGCAGCGTAAGCTCCAACAGCAGCCCCATGCGCATGTCGCCCGTCACCAGTCGCCCAGACAACAGCCCCTCCCCCTCCGGCATGGTCTCGACCAGTcacggacagagacagagggccGTGGGCGGAGCCAAGGCTGTAGGCAGTCGGGCGCCAACGGCAACCATGGCCACACCCTCCATCACCTCACACCTGACGCAG gtGTCAGCTGGAAGTCCCCTCCTGGGCGGGCCACTTGGCTTTGGGATGCTGGGGGGGCTGGTGCCCGTCTCGCTGCCCTTCCAGTTCCCCTCGCTGCTCAACTTCACTCCTCCTGGAGCCCCGGGGGGCAGCGGCCTGGGCACGGGCGCCAACTCAGGATATAGCCTCTCACAGAGTGACTTAATGG aTCTGTATAAGAGTCTCCAGTCAGGGTCACAGGCTGCTCTACCTCCTCACTTGCAGCTTGCTTTCTCAG ATGCGAACCAAAGCCAGGGTGGCGACATGAAGAGGAAGTCCCACTGA